Proteins co-encoded in one Arachis hypogaea cultivar Tifrunner chromosome 13, arahy.Tifrunner.gnm2.J5K5, whole genome shotgun sequence genomic window:
- the LOC140177550 gene encoding uncharacterized protein, producing MCYERLRKRGEAYTNWLDQIPRELYALVFDSGYRWGHMTTNLVECINSVLKGARNLPVTALVKATFYRLNELFTRKRAKAETRINAGHVFSELVTSKLHANQRASGNIQVSCFDRETEVFEVREMPSGVEYAIDLRQQRCDYGEFQVDRIPCRHVFACCANHRLDWQVYVHDVYKMDQVRRVYRARFRPLENPTT from the coding sequence ATGTGCTATGAACGACTACGCAAACGGGGTGAGGCTTACACCAACTGGCTTGACCAGATCCCACGTGAGCTGTATGCTTTGGTATTTGACAGTGGATATCGATGGGGTCATATGACCACCAACCTTGTGGAGTGCATCAACTCCGTTTTGAAGGGGGCACGCAATCTCCCAGTCACTGCACTTGTGAAGGCTACATTTTACAGACTGAATGAGTTGTTCACTAGGAAAAGAGCTAAGGCTGAGACTCGCATTAATGCTGGGCATGTGTTCTCTGAGCTTGTGACCTCTAAGTTGCATGCAAATCAACGAGCATCAGGAAACATACAAGTTAGTTGCTTTGACAGAGAAACTGAAGTCTTTGAAGTACGTGAGATGCCTAGTGGGGTTGAGTATGCAATTGACCTACGCCAACAACGTTGCGACTATGGTGAATTCCAGGTTGACAGAATTCCGTGTCGACATGTATTTGCTTGTTGTGCAAATCATCGGTTGGATTGGCAAGTGTATGTTCATGACGTTTACAAGATGGACCAAGTTCGAAGAGTATACAGGGCTAGGTTCAGACCACTGGAAAATCCTACAACATAG
- the LOC112738010 gene encoding uncharacterized protein isoform X2 — MARAHHNHTLLFILYFTLFFPFLDFASSSSSLDHDFSIIDWDFDWLHGDYTPPAPPQPPPLPHPPSLTCEDDLRGTGSLRTSCDLNSSLVFDRDVYIEGNGSLNVLQGASLSCPILGCVILINISKGFTLQNGASIVAGTVSVVSQNASLLAGSVINVTGMAGMPPSQTSGTPSGTQGAGGGYGGRGASCVSDNTKLPDDIWGGDAYSWSSLDKPWSYGSKGGTTSKDEDYGGEGGGRISFEVLDSIEVSADLLANGGDGGIKGGGGSGGSIYIKAQRMTGTGTISATGGGGFAGGGGGRVSINVFSRHDNTKFFIHGGVSLGCSGNAGAAGTYYDAVPRTLTICNYNLSTQTDTLLLEFPKVPLWTNVYIQNKAKALFPLYWSRVQVSGLVRLTFGSVLSVGLAHYGSSEVELMAEELLMSDSTIKVFGALRMSVKIHLMLNSKMLIDVNGEPFVSTTLLEATNLVVLKDSSIIHSNANLGIHGQGFLNLSGPGNLIEAQRLILSLFYTINVESGSVLRGPLEAAGDDMTPKLYCELENCPVELLHPPEDCNVNSSLAFTLQICRVEDVNVEGTITGSVVHFHWIRNVYVQNSGCTGGLGRGRYFENGIGGGGGHGGYGGDGYYNGNFVEGGSTYGDADLPCELGSGSGNDSLAGATKGGGIVVMGSLEHSLSSLVVKGSLKADGESFGGDTGQDGKITSSIGPGGGSGGTVLLFVQTISLGNSSIISTAGGQGSPGGGGGGGGGRIHFHWSNILVGDEYIPIASVNGSILTRGGLGGGQGLRGKNGSISGKACPRGLYGIFCEECPVGTFKNDTGSDRALCRDCPPDELPHRAIYIPVRGGVVENPCPYRCISDRYHMPNCYTTFEELVYTFGGPWLFGLLLLGVLIVLALVLSVARTKYIAGDDLPPHASSRNDTRLNHSFPFLESLNEIIETSRCEESQSHVHRLYFQAPNTFSEPWHLSHCPPEQVKDIVYEDAFNRFVDEINSLATYHWWEGSIYSILCIVAYPLAWSWLQRCRRAKLQQLREYVRSEYDHACLRSCRSRALYEGLKVGATSDLMLAYLDFFLGGDEKRPDLLPRLHQRFPMSIVFGGDGSYMSPFSLHSDNILTSIMSQSVPSTIWYRLVAGLNAQLRLVRHGHLRITFGPVISWLDVYANPTLARYGVRVDLAWFQPTASGYCQFGLVVHATGNESISSSWEGYEDSINEKQPHFLRGSRNPVHYMTGYEHPLIPRKISGGILNAKNLRTLKERRTIYYPFAFIIYNTKPVGHQDLVGLVISILLLGDFILVLLTLLQMYSLSLLNFFLVLFVLPFGVLFSFPSGISALFSQGPRKSAGLARLYALWNLTSLVNVAVAFFGGFIHYIVAHSNNKLSNNIQSWNFSLDESEWWMLPSGLTLCKIIQARLIDCHVANQEIQDPSLYSSDPDVFWNS; from the exons ATGGCTCGCGCTCATCACAATCACACGCTGCTTTTCATACTATACTTTACCTTGTTTTTTCCCTTTCTTGATTttgcttcatcatcttcttctttagaCCATGATTTCTCCATTATTGATTGGGATTTTGACTGGCTCCACGGGGATTACACTCCCCCGGCGCCGCCTCAGCCTCCGCCGCTGCCGCACCCGCCCTCCCTCACCTGCGAAGACGATCTCAGGGGAACTGGTTCTTTGAGAACCTCCTGCGACCTCAATTCCAGTTTGGTTTTCGATAGGGATGTGTACATAGAAGGAAATGGGAGCCTCAACGTGCTTCAAGGTGCGAGCTTGAGTTGCCCGATTTTGGGTTGCGTGATTTTGATCAACATCAGTAAGGGGTTCACCTTGCAGAACGGTGCATCCATCGTTGCTGGAACTGTCTCTGTGGTTTCCCAGAATGCCAGCTTGCTCGCTGGCTCTGTCATAAACGTGACCGGTATGGCCGGTATGCCGCCTTCTCAGACCAGTGGCACGCCGTCGGGGACTCAGGGCGCCGGCGGGGGTTACGGCGGCAGAGGTGCCAGCTGTGTCTCCGACAACACCAAGCTTCCCGATGATATCTGGGGTGGGGATGCGTACTCCTGGTCCTCACTGGACAAGCCGTGGAGTTATGGGAGCAAAGGGGGGACCacaagtaaagatgaagattatgGTGGGGAAGGAGGTGGCAGAATCAGCTTTGAGGTACTTGATTCCATTGAAGTCTCTGCGGATCTTTTGGCAAATGGAGGTGACGGTGGGATCAAGGGTGGTGGAGGTTCTGGTGGTAGCATTTATATTAAAGCTCAGAGAAT GACCGGAACTGGCACTATCAGTGCTACAGGAGGTGGTGGGTTTGCCGGAGGTGGAGGTGGACGAGTTTCAATCAATGTCTTCAGCAGACACGACAATACGAAATTCTTCATTCATG GAGGAGTTAGTCTGGGATGTTCTGGCAACGCAGGTGCTGCTGGGACATATTATGATGCTGTTCCTAGGACACTCACAATTTGTAATTATAACTTATCTACACAAACTGATACGCTTCTGTTGGAGTTTCCTAAGGTGCCTCTTTGGACAAATGTTTATATCCAGAATAAAGCCAAGGCATTGTTTCCGTTATATTGGAGCCGTGTTCAG GTCAGTGGGCTAGTTCGTTTGACTTTTGGCTCTGTTTTAAGTGTTGGGCTTGCTCATTATGGTTCATCAGAGGTTGAGTTAATGGCAGAAGAGCTTCTAATGAGTGACTCCACAATCAAG GTATTTGGGGCGCTTCGTATGTCTGTCAAGATTCACCTGATGTTGAATTCCAAGATGCTTATAGATGTTAATGGTGAACCATTTGTTTCAACAACTTTACTTGAAGCTACCAACTTAGTAGTTCTCAAG GATTCATCAATTATTCATTCTAATGCAAATTTGGGAATTCATGGACAAGGTTTTTTGAACTTATCTGGACCTGGAAATCTGATTGAAGCTCAACGTCTGATTTTGTCATTGTTTTATACTATCAAT GTTGAGTCTGGATCTGTTCTAAGAGGTCCTTTGGAGGCTGCTGGTGATGATAT GACACCAAAACTCTACTGTGAACTTGAGAATTGCCCTGTGGAATTGCTCCATCCACCTGAAGATTGTAATGTGAATTCTTCATTGGCTTTCACCCTTCAG ATATGTCGGGTTGAGGATGTGAATGTCGAAGGCACCATAACTGGCTCCGTTGTGCATTTTCATTGGATTCGAAATGTGTATGTCCAAAATTCTG GCTGTACTGGTGGGTTGGGTAGAGGAAGGTATTTTGAAAATGGAATTGGTGGGGGTGGTGGACATGGAGGCTATGGTGGGGATGGATATTACAATGGTAATTTCGTTGAGGGTGGTTCGACTTATGGTGATGCTGATTTGCCATGTGAACTCGGCAGTGGCAGTGGAAATGATAGCCTAGCTGGTGCAACAAAAGGAGGTGGAATTGTAG TGATGGGTTCATTGGAGCACTCATTATCAAGTTTGGTCGTGAAAGGTTCACTTAAAGCTGATGGAGAAAGCTTTGGAGGAGATACAGGGCAGGATGGTAAAATTACTTCAAGCATTGGTCCTGGCGGTGGCTCTGGTGGAACTGTTCTGTTGTTTGTTCAGACGATATCACTTGGTAATTCTTCCATAATCTCAACTGCTGGAGGACAAGGTAGTCctggtgggggtgggggtgggggtggtggAAGGATTCACTTTCATTGGTCTAATATTCTAGTTGGAGATGAATATATCCCTATAGCAAGTGTAAATGGAAGCATTCTTACTAG AGGAGGACTTGGTGGCGGGCAGGGTCTTCGTGGGAAAAATGGATCTATAAGTGGAAAAGCTTGCCCCAGAGGGCTTTATGGCATCTTCTGTGAG GAATGCCCTGTCGGTACTTTTAAAAATGACACTGGGTCTGATAGAGCTCTGTGTCGTGATTGTCCGCCTGATGAGCTTCCACATCGTGCCATATATATTCCTGTTCGAG GTGGTGTGGTAGAGAATCCTTGTCCGTACAGATGCATATCTGATAGGTATCACATGCCAAACTGCTATACCACATTTGAAGAGTTGGTTTACACTTTTGGTGGGCCGTGGCTTTTTGGTCTTCTTCTCTTGGGTGTCCTCATAGTGCTTGCCCTAGTTCTCAGTGTTGCACGAACGAAATACATTGCGGGGGATGATTTACCACCCCATGCGTCTTCTCGGAATGATACTCGATTGAACCACTCTTTCCCTTTTCTGGAGTCACTGAATGAG ATTATTGAAACAAGTAGATGTGAGGAATCTCAGAGTCATGTGCACAGGTTGTATTTCCAGGCCCCAAATACATTCAGTGAACCTTGGCATCTATCTCATTGTCCCCCTGAACAAGTAAAAGATATTGT ATACGAAGATGCCTTTAATAGATTTGTGGATGAGATTAATAGTTTAGCTACTTATCACTGGTGGGAAGGGTCTATATACAGTATCCTCTGCATCGTCGCATATCCTCTTGCTTGGTCATGGCTGCAAAGGTGTCGAAGAGCGAAATTGCAGCAACTTAGAGAATATGTTCGATCAGAGTATGATCATGCTTGTTTGCGTTCTTGCCGGTCACGAGCACTCTATGAGGGGCTGAAG GTAGGTGCAACATCTGATCTGATGCTGGCATATCTGGACTTCTTTCTTGGCGGGGATGAGAAAAGACCTGATTTGCTGCCTCGCCTTCATCAAAGATTTCCTATGTCTATAGTTTTTGGGGGAGATGGAAGTTACATGAGTCCTTTCTCTCTTCACAGTGATAATATTCTTACTAGCATCATGAGTCAG TCTGTTCCATCAACTATATGGTATCGGTTAGTGGCTGGTCTTAATGCCCAACTACGCTTGGTTCGCCATGGACATCTAAGGATAACTTTTGGCCCTGTTATTAGCTGGCTTGATGTATATGCAAACCCCACATTGGCTAGATATGGTGTCCGTGTTGATCTTGCCTGGTTTCAGCCCACAGCCTCTGGATATTGCCAATTTGGACTTGTGGTACATGCAACtgggaatgaaagcatctcttcATCGTGGGAAGGTTACGAAGATTCAATAAATGAAAAGCAGCCACA TTTCCTTAGAGGTTCTAGAAATCCAGTGCATTACATGACAGGCTATGAACACCCATTGATTCCTAGAAAGATATCTGGTGGGATATTAAATGCCAAGAACCTGAGAACACTTAAAGAGAGGAGAACAATATATTATCCTTTTGCTTTTATTATTTACAATACAAAACCTGTTGGTCATCAG GATCTTGTTGGTCTGGTTATCTCTATACTACTCCTGGGAGATTTCATCCTAGTGTTGCTTACTTTGCTTCAGATGTATTCATTGTCCCTACTGAACTTCTTTTTAGTGCTATTTGTTCTTCCTTTTGGGGTACTATTTTCGTTTCCATCTGGAATTAGTGCTTTGTTTAGCCAAGGACCAAGGAAATCAGCTGGGCTTGCTCGTCTGTATGCTTTATGGAATCTTACCTCCTTGGTCAATGTT GCAGTGGCTTTCTTTGGTGGATTTATTCATTATATAGTAGCACATTCAAATAACAAGCTCTCCAACaacattcaatcctggaattttAGTTT GGATGAAAGTGAATGGTGGATGCTGCCATCCGGTCTAACACTATGCAAAATAATTCAAGCACGCCTTATTGATTGCCACGTTGCTAACCAGGAAATACAGGATCCCTCATTGTATAGCAGTGATCCTGACGTCTTCTGGAATTCTTAG
- the LOC112738010 gene encoding uncharacterized protein isoform X1, producing MARAHHNHTLLFILYFTLFFPFLDFASSSSSLDHDFSIIDWDFDWLHGDYTPPAPPQPPPLPHPPSLTCEDDLRGTGSLRTSCDLNSSLVFDRDVYIEGNGSLNVLQGASLSCPILGCVILINISKGFTLQNGASIVAGTVSVVSQNASLLAGSVINVTGMAGMPPSQTSGTPSGTQGAGGGYGGRGASCVSDNTKLPDDIWGGDAYSWSSLDKPWSYGSKGGTTSKDEDYGGEGGGRISFEVLDSIEVSADLLANGGDGGIKGGGGSGGSIYIKAQRMTGTGTISATGGGGFAGGGGGRVSINVFSRHDNTKFFIHGGVSLGCSGNAGAAGTYYDAVPRTLTICNYNLSTQTDTLLLEFPKVPLWTNVYIQNKAKALFPLYWSRVQVSGLVRLTFGSVLSVGLAHYGSSEVELMAEELLMSDSTIKVFGALRMSVKIHLMLNSKMLIDVNGEPFVSTTLLEATNLVVLKDSSIIHSNANLGIHGQGFLNLSGPGNLIEAQRLILSLFYTINVESGSVLRGPLEAAGDDMTPKLYCELENCPVELLHPPEDCNVNSSLAFTLQICRVEDVNVEGTITGSVVHFHWIRNVYVQNSGVINVSGLGCTGGLGRGRYFENGIGGGGGHGGYGGDGYYNGNFVEGGSTYGDADLPCELGSGSGNDSLAGATKGGGIVVMGSLEHSLSSLVVKGSLKADGESFGGDTGQDGKITSSIGPGGGSGGTVLLFVQTISLGNSSIISTAGGQGSPGGGGGGGGGRIHFHWSNILVGDEYIPIASVNGSILTRGGLGGGQGLRGKNGSISGKACPRGLYGIFCEECPVGTFKNDTGSDRALCRDCPPDELPHRAIYIPVRGGVVENPCPYRCISDRYHMPNCYTTFEELVYTFGGPWLFGLLLLGVLIVLALVLSVARTKYIAGDDLPPHASSRNDTRLNHSFPFLESLNEIIETSRCEESQSHVHRLYFQAPNTFSEPWHLSHCPPEQVKDIVYEDAFNRFVDEINSLATYHWWEGSIYSILCIVAYPLAWSWLQRCRRAKLQQLREYVRSEYDHACLRSCRSRALYEGLKVGATSDLMLAYLDFFLGGDEKRPDLLPRLHQRFPMSIVFGGDGSYMSPFSLHSDNILTSIMSQSVPSTIWYRLVAGLNAQLRLVRHGHLRITFGPVISWLDVYANPTLARYGVRVDLAWFQPTASGYCQFGLVVHATGNESISSSWEGYEDSINEKQPHFLRGSRNPVHYMTGYEHPLIPRKISGGILNAKNLRTLKERRTIYYPFAFIIYNTKPVGHQDLVGLVISILLLGDFILVLLTLLQMYSLSLLNFFLVLFVLPFGVLFSFPSGISALFSQGPRKSAGLARLYALWNLTSLVNVAVAFFGGFIHYIVAHSNNKLSNNIQSWNFSLDESEWWMLPSGLTLCKIIQARLIDCHVANQEIQDPSLYSSDPDVFWNS from the exons ATGGCTCGCGCTCATCACAATCACACGCTGCTTTTCATACTATACTTTACCTTGTTTTTTCCCTTTCTTGATTttgcttcatcatcttcttctttagaCCATGATTTCTCCATTATTGATTGGGATTTTGACTGGCTCCACGGGGATTACACTCCCCCGGCGCCGCCTCAGCCTCCGCCGCTGCCGCACCCGCCCTCCCTCACCTGCGAAGACGATCTCAGGGGAACTGGTTCTTTGAGAACCTCCTGCGACCTCAATTCCAGTTTGGTTTTCGATAGGGATGTGTACATAGAAGGAAATGGGAGCCTCAACGTGCTTCAAGGTGCGAGCTTGAGTTGCCCGATTTTGGGTTGCGTGATTTTGATCAACATCAGTAAGGGGTTCACCTTGCAGAACGGTGCATCCATCGTTGCTGGAACTGTCTCTGTGGTTTCCCAGAATGCCAGCTTGCTCGCTGGCTCTGTCATAAACGTGACCGGTATGGCCGGTATGCCGCCTTCTCAGACCAGTGGCACGCCGTCGGGGACTCAGGGCGCCGGCGGGGGTTACGGCGGCAGAGGTGCCAGCTGTGTCTCCGACAACACCAAGCTTCCCGATGATATCTGGGGTGGGGATGCGTACTCCTGGTCCTCACTGGACAAGCCGTGGAGTTATGGGAGCAAAGGGGGGACCacaagtaaagatgaagattatgGTGGGGAAGGAGGTGGCAGAATCAGCTTTGAGGTACTTGATTCCATTGAAGTCTCTGCGGATCTTTTGGCAAATGGAGGTGACGGTGGGATCAAGGGTGGTGGAGGTTCTGGTGGTAGCATTTATATTAAAGCTCAGAGAAT GACCGGAACTGGCACTATCAGTGCTACAGGAGGTGGTGGGTTTGCCGGAGGTGGAGGTGGACGAGTTTCAATCAATGTCTTCAGCAGACACGACAATACGAAATTCTTCATTCATG GAGGAGTTAGTCTGGGATGTTCTGGCAACGCAGGTGCTGCTGGGACATATTATGATGCTGTTCCTAGGACACTCACAATTTGTAATTATAACTTATCTACACAAACTGATACGCTTCTGTTGGAGTTTCCTAAGGTGCCTCTTTGGACAAATGTTTATATCCAGAATAAAGCCAAGGCATTGTTTCCGTTATATTGGAGCCGTGTTCAG GTCAGTGGGCTAGTTCGTTTGACTTTTGGCTCTGTTTTAAGTGTTGGGCTTGCTCATTATGGTTCATCAGAGGTTGAGTTAATGGCAGAAGAGCTTCTAATGAGTGACTCCACAATCAAG GTATTTGGGGCGCTTCGTATGTCTGTCAAGATTCACCTGATGTTGAATTCCAAGATGCTTATAGATGTTAATGGTGAACCATTTGTTTCAACAACTTTACTTGAAGCTACCAACTTAGTAGTTCTCAAG GATTCATCAATTATTCATTCTAATGCAAATTTGGGAATTCATGGACAAGGTTTTTTGAACTTATCTGGACCTGGAAATCTGATTGAAGCTCAACGTCTGATTTTGTCATTGTTTTATACTATCAAT GTTGAGTCTGGATCTGTTCTAAGAGGTCCTTTGGAGGCTGCTGGTGATGATAT GACACCAAAACTCTACTGTGAACTTGAGAATTGCCCTGTGGAATTGCTCCATCCACCTGAAGATTGTAATGTGAATTCTTCATTGGCTTTCACCCTTCAG ATATGTCGGGTTGAGGATGTGAATGTCGAAGGCACCATAACTGGCTCCGTTGTGCATTTTCATTGGATTCGAAATGTGTATGTCCAAAATTCTGGTGTGATCAATGTCTCTGGGCTTG GCTGTACTGGTGGGTTGGGTAGAGGAAGGTATTTTGAAAATGGAATTGGTGGGGGTGGTGGACATGGAGGCTATGGTGGGGATGGATATTACAATGGTAATTTCGTTGAGGGTGGTTCGACTTATGGTGATGCTGATTTGCCATGTGAACTCGGCAGTGGCAGTGGAAATGATAGCCTAGCTGGTGCAACAAAAGGAGGTGGAATTGTAG TGATGGGTTCATTGGAGCACTCATTATCAAGTTTGGTCGTGAAAGGTTCACTTAAAGCTGATGGAGAAAGCTTTGGAGGAGATACAGGGCAGGATGGTAAAATTACTTCAAGCATTGGTCCTGGCGGTGGCTCTGGTGGAACTGTTCTGTTGTTTGTTCAGACGATATCACTTGGTAATTCTTCCATAATCTCAACTGCTGGAGGACAAGGTAGTCctggtgggggtgggggtgggggtggtggAAGGATTCACTTTCATTGGTCTAATATTCTAGTTGGAGATGAATATATCCCTATAGCAAGTGTAAATGGAAGCATTCTTACTAG AGGAGGACTTGGTGGCGGGCAGGGTCTTCGTGGGAAAAATGGATCTATAAGTGGAAAAGCTTGCCCCAGAGGGCTTTATGGCATCTTCTGTGAG GAATGCCCTGTCGGTACTTTTAAAAATGACACTGGGTCTGATAGAGCTCTGTGTCGTGATTGTCCGCCTGATGAGCTTCCACATCGTGCCATATATATTCCTGTTCGAG GTGGTGTGGTAGAGAATCCTTGTCCGTACAGATGCATATCTGATAGGTATCACATGCCAAACTGCTATACCACATTTGAAGAGTTGGTTTACACTTTTGGTGGGCCGTGGCTTTTTGGTCTTCTTCTCTTGGGTGTCCTCATAGTGCTTGCCCTAGTTCTCAGTGTTGCACGAACGAAATACATTGCGGGGGATGATTTACCACCCCATGCGTCTTCTCGGAATGATACTCGATTGAACCACTCTTTCCCTTTTCTGGAGTCACTGAATGAG ATTATTGAAACAAGTAGATGTGAGGAATCTCAGAGTCATGTGCACAGGTTGTATTTCCAGGCCCCAAATACATTCAGTGAACCTTGGCATCTATCTCATTGTCCCCCTGAACAAGTAAAAGATATTGT ATACGAAGATGCCTTTAATAGATTTGTGGATGAGATTAATAGTTTAGCTACTTATCACTGGTGGGAAGGGTCTATATACAGTATCCTCTGCATCGTCGCATATCCTCTTGCTTGGTCATGGCTGCAAAGGTGTCGAAGAGCGAAATTGCAGCAACTTAGAGAATATGTTCGATCAGAGTATGATCATGCTTGTTTGCGTTCTTGCCGGTCACGAGCACTCTATGAGGGGCTGAAG GTAGGTGCAACATCTGATCTGATGCTGGCATATCTGGACTTCTTTCTTGGCGGGGATGAGAAAAGACCTGATTTGCTGCCTCGCCTTCATCAAAGATTTCCTATGTCTATAGTTTTTGGGGGAGATGGAAGTTACATGAGTCCTTTCTCTCTTCACAGTGATAATATTCTTACTAGCATCATGAGTCAG TCTGTTCCATCAACTATATGGTATCGGTTAGTGGCTGGTCTTAATGCCCAACTACGCTTGGTTCGCCATGGACATCTAAGGATAACTTTTGGCCCTGTTATTAGCTGGCTTGATGTATATGCAAACCCCACATTGGCTAGATATGGTGTCCGTGTTGATCTTGCCTGGTTTCAGCCCACAGCCTCTGGATATTGCCAATTTGGACTTGTGGTACATGCAACtgggaatgaaagcatctcttcATCGTGGGAAGGTTACGAAGATTCAATAAATGAAAAGCAGCCACA TTTCCTTAGAGGTTCTAGAAATCCAGTGCATTACATGACAGGCTATGAACACCCATTGATTCCTAGAAAGATATCTGGTGGGATATTAAATGCCAAGAACCTGAGAACACTTAAAGAGAGGAGAACAATATATTATCCTTTTGCTTTTATTATTTACAATACAAAACCTGTTGGTCATCAG GATCTTGTTGGTCTGGTTATCTCTATACTACTCCTGGGAGATTTCATCCTAGTGTTGCTTACTTTGCTTCAGATGTATTCATTGTCCCTACTGAACTTCTTTTTAGTGCTATTTGTTCTTCCTTTTGGGGTACTATTTTCGTTTCCATCTGGAATTAGTGCTTTGTTTAGCCAAGGACCAAGGAAATCAGCTGGGCTTGCTCGTCTGTATGCTTTATGGAATCTTACCTCCTTGGTCAATGTT GCAGTGGCTTTCTTTGGTGGATTTATTCATTATATAGTAGCACATTCAAATAACAAGCTCTCCAACaacattcaatcctggaattttAGTTT GGATGAAAGTGAATGGTGGATGCTGCCATCCGGTCTAACACTATGCAAAATAATTCAAGCACGCCTTATTGATTGCCACGTTGCTAACCAGGAAATACAGGATCCCTCATTGTATAGCAGTGATCCTGACGTCTTCTGGAATTCTTAG